From Parasphaerochaeta coccoides DSM 17374, a single genomic window includes:
- a CDS encoding phosphoglucomutase/phosphomannomutase alpha/beta/alpha domain I, which produces MKNASGNIVETQVETQAGHLKDSPYRYRLSRMEKSQHLHQHIPHHIPETSFMSRMIMSGSGWRGIFDPFGNPEGRGKNISGEARDFCIRATHSFIRFLATFSQRNNPLRILLAQDSRPTGEAIRTTVAETARACGVHIEDAGIRCIPEVLAASESPLSKAGYSNAGYDGVIYITASHNPVGYNGFKFGRHGSVISRDLEQKLRALFHENIPMKSMIESILLQKDENDLPPEMEANHCRADSDIMSGDLIRDAYELRILTCASHSTEPAVQNQFLKEIRRGMEDNPLGLIVDMNGSARATSIDNDILTRAGAHVHVLNGTPGAIIHGIIPEGSHMETCRQTLETMHKQDARWQLAYMPDNDGDRGNMACIDSEGTAQILTAQELFSLVVLSELAAPSLTASLSTSLGTSLTTDSKTYPQAVVVNCATSLRIDRLCSLFGVRVARAEVGEANGTSLASKLKEEGYHVRIMGEGSNGGCIIPPSQVRDPLTALFSLLRLLRSHGLKTPASEYARRAGVTLPYAPTVQDFLECLPIFQTTGSTDPQAMIHASIPDYDRFKTAYERAFLSSWPLQRQWLSKAGITHWREEQTEGTQMRTGMGTEYRNHPFTGSLKIVFMDAVGRDQAFMWMRPSSTEPVFRLVIDCSAEAGGARTYNQLMRWHRDLVETALKEA; this is translated from the coding sequence GTGAAGAATGCAAGCGGAAACATAGTGGAAACCCAGGTGGAAACCCAGGCTGGACACTTGAAGGATTCTCCCTACCGTTATAGGCTGTCACGCATGGAAAAATCTCAACATCTACATCAGCACATCCCTCACCATATACCCGAAACATCCTTCATGTCCCGGATGATCATGTCCGGCTCAGGGTGGAGGGGCATCTTTGACCCTTTCGGAAATCCTGAAGGCCGCGGCAAGAACATCTCCGGAGAAGCCCGTGATTTCTGCATTCGCGCAACACATTCCTTCATCCGTTTTCTTGCCACGTTCTCCCAGAGGAACAATCCCCTGCGCATCCTCCTTGCCCAGGATTCCCGTCCGACCGGTGAAGCCATCAGGACGACTGTAGCGGAGACTGCCAGAGCATGTGGCGTTCACATCGAGGACGCAGGCATCCGCTGCATACCGGAAGTCCTGGCCGCTTCGGAAAGTCCCCTGTCCAAGGCAGGATATTCCAACGCAGGATATGATGGTGTCATCTATATCACCGCAAGCCACAATCCTGTCGGATACAATGGCTTCAAGTTTGGTCGCCATGGCTCTGTCATCTCCCGTGATTTGGAGCAAAAGCTCAGGGCACTGTTTCATGAAAACATCCCCATGAAATCAATGATAGAATCCATCCTCCTACAGAAGGATGAAAATGATTTACCGCCTGAAATGGAAGCGAATCATTGCAGGGCAGACAGTGATATAATGAGTGGTGATTTAATTAGGGATGCTTACGAACTAAGAATACTGACTTGTGCCTCCCATTCCACCGAACCGGCTGTCCAGAACCAATTTCTCAAGGAAATACGCCGTGGCATGGAAGACAATCCCTTGGGCCTCATTGTGGACATGAACGGCAGTGCCCGTGCCACATCCATCGATAACGATATCCTCACAAGGGCAGGCGCACATGTTCATGTTCTCAATGGAACTCCTGGGGCTATCATTCATGGCATCATACCGGAAGGCTCCCATATGGAAACCTGTCGCCAGACACTGGAAACCATGCACAAGCAGGATGCCCGCTGGCAGCTGGCCTATATGCCGGACAATGATGGGGACAGAGGGAACATGGCATGCATCGATTCCGAAGGAACGGCACAAATCCTGACTGCACAGGAGTTGTTCTCGCTGGTTGTCCTTTCCGAACTCGCGGCTCCTTCATTGACGGCATCATTGTCCACATCATTGGGCACATCGTTGACTACCGATTCCAAAACCTATCCCCAAGCCGTAGTTGTGAACTGCGCCACATCCTTGAGGATAGACAGGCTCTGCTCACTTTTTGGCGTTCGAGTTGCCCGCGCCGAGGTGGGAGAAGCCAATGGCACATCCCTTGCCAGCAAGCTGAAAGAGGAAGGCTATCATGTCCGGATTATGGGCGAAGGTTCAAACGGCGGCTGCATCATTCCTCCCTCACAGGTCAGGGATCCTTTGACAGCGTTGTTCTCCCTTCTCCGGTTGCTGAGGAGCCATGGATTGAAAACACCAGCATCAGAATACGCCCGACGTGCGGGTGTCACCCTTCCCTACGCTCCCACTGTGCAGGACTTCCTTGAATGCCTTCCCATTTTTCAGACAACCGGTTCCACCGATCCACAGGCTATGATTCATGCTTCCATCCCTGACTATGACAGGTTCAAGACAGCGTATGAAAGAGCCTTTCTGTCATCATGGCCTCTCCAGCGACAGTGGCTTTCCAAGGCTGGTATCACACACTGGCGGGAAGAACAGACAGAAGGAACACAGATGCGTACCGGAATGGGAACTGAGTATCGTAACCATCCTTTCACCGGCAGCCTGAAAATTGTCTTCATGGATGCCGTTGGCAGGGATCAGGCGTTCATGTGGATGCGTCCCAGTTCCACTGAACCAGTGTTCCGCCTTGTCATTGACTGCTCCGCCGAAGCTGGCGGAGCAAGGACATACAATCAGCTCATGAGGTGGCATCGCGACCTTGTGGAGACAGCATTGAAAGAAGCGTGA
- a CDS encoding patatin-like phospholipase family protein, which produces MKNSLKDYKEERFILSIDGGGIRGIIPAYHLQRMAEMLHSWGDKIPFYAHFDLIAGTSTGGLQALALSSPVEETGLLAEDIEPYPVIHPYRRSFLDWMKGEPATRTWGTLIPGADPSQLLGLYLESANRIFPQNKKSSISQVFSDKYDSRHLRSFLGTIFKKAAVSDSVVPVLVIAYDSASAHSVLISSSHHQGFLMHEAATATSAAPTYFSPLTITNKSTRKRQTLIDGGVIANNPALYAYAEAKRLYPNARKYHILSLSTGSGRFIFDASNSGGMMSWVDPIKGLPIYRIYASSQMTAVDDIAPFIPDLEYVRIHKASKGESIKMDDIAPESLAALKKLAENTFAAQEKEITSFLKKASTRTTFDQVRRTGVLTGAGQSEQSPVLLP; this is translated from the coding sequence ACTACAAGGAAGAACGGTTCATTCTCAGCATCGATGGCGGAGGAATTCGCGGCATCATTCCGGCATATCATCTGCAACGCATGGCGGAAATGCTCCACTCATGGGGCGACAAGATACCATTCTACGCACATTTCGACTTGATCGCGGGAACCTCAACGGGAGGACTTCAAGCCCTCGCACTAAGTTCCCCTGTTGAAGAAACAGGATTGCTTGCCGAAGACATTGAACCATATCCTGTTATCCACCCTTACAGACGAAGCTTTCTGGATTGGATGAAGGGGGAGCCTGCCACCAGGACATGGGGAACATTGATACCCGGCGCCGATCCTTCACAGCTTCTGGGACTGTACCTGGAGTCCGCGAACCGCATCTTTCCGCAGAACAAAAAAAGCAGTATTTCCCAAGTTTTTTCTGATAAGTATGATTCACGGCATTTACGTTCCTTTCTCGGAACTATATTTAAGAAAGCTGCTGTAAGTGATAGTGTCGTTCCTGTCCTGGTCATCGCCTATGATTCAGCTTCTGCCCATTCCGTGCTAATCTCCAGCTCACATCATCAAGGCTTCCTCATGCATGAGGCGGCGACGGCAACCAGTGCGGCTCCTACATATTTTTCTCCCCTGACCATCACCAACAAATCAACCAGAAAACGACAGACCTTGATAGACGGAGGGGTCATAGCGAATAATCCGGCATTGTACGCTTATGCCGAGGCAAAACGGCTTTATCCGAATGCGCGGAAATATCACATCCTCTCCCTTTCGACCGGTTCCGGACGTTTTATTTTTGACGCATCGAACAGCGGGGGCATGATGAGCTGGGTCGATCCAATCAAGGGACTTCCCATTTATAGGATTTACGCGTCTTCACAGATGACAGCGGTTGATGATATCGCGCCGTTCATCCCCGATTTGGAGTATGTCCGAATACACAAAGCCAGCAAGGGAGAATCCATCAAGATGGATGACATTGCGCCAGAATCACTTGCCGCTCTGAAAAAACTGGCTGAGAACACCTTTGCGGCGCAAGAAAAAGAAATCACCTCATTCTTGAAAAAAGCATCCACCCGGACTACCTTTGACCAAGTTCGACGCACAGGAGTCCTTACCGGCGCAGGGCAGTCAGAGCAATCCCCTGTGCTGTTACCATGA
- the sbcB gene encoding exodeoxyribonuclease I — MNEKKTFFWYDLETFGLNPYYDRIVQFAGVRTDMDLTPVGQPILLYARPTIDYLPDPLACLVTGITPQEAMEKGLRENDFANAILKEMGQKNTCSVGFNSIRFDDEFIRNLLYRNLIDPYRREWADGNSRWDVLDLIRAAHDLRPDSLAWPPSKDNGNPVFKLTELTTANNISHEHAHDALSDVYATLAISRLLKERNPQLFVWALSLRDKKKVKEIVNPPFGTPFLHTCASFTTPRGCTRPVVAISFVPSNPNSVICFDLTQDLDPLFTASDEDIMRVPGVLRIALNKCPFVSPLSVLGKDDAIARRLDIDMKTAMARYERIRQEINLPSRFRSAVERDEYEQVADPDFRIYAGGFFSDADRERFSIVRKTEASQKLSLNLRFDDSRAPEMVWRYVCRNWPETLDEQQKARWQSFSANRILNPPGDIMVTWQFYTRKIQEKLQSNDTPAHEKPVLAALKEWGEMIARETGLSR; from the coding sequence ATGAACGAAAAGAAAACTTTTTTTTGGTATGATTTGGAGACATTCGGGTTGAATCCCTATTATGACCGCATTGTCCAGTTCGCCGGGGTACGTACCGATATGGATCTCACGCCAGTCGGACAACCGATTCTTCTCTATGCCCGTCCGACAATCGATTACCTTCCGGATCCGCTCGCTTGCCTGGTCACTGGCATAACTCCGCAGGAGGCCATGGAGAAAGGGCTCAGGGAAAATGATTTCGCCAATGCCATCCTCAAGGAGATGGGACAGAAAAACACTTGTTCCGTCGGTTTCAATTCAATCCGTTTCGATGACGAGTTCATCCGCAATCTCCTTTACCGCAACCTCATTGATCCTTACCGGAGGGAATGGGCTGACGGCAACAGCCGCTGGGATGTGCTTGATTTAATCCGCGCCGCGCACGATCTGCGTCCTGACAGCCTTGCATGGCCGCCTTCAAAGGACAACGGTAATCCAGTATTCAAGCTGACCGAACTCACCACCGCCAACAATATTTCCCACGAGCATGCCCACGATGCCTTGAGCGATGTCTACGCGACGCTGGCAATCAGCCGTCTCCTTAAAGAACGGAACCCACAGCTCTTTGTCTGGGCATTGAGCCTCCGTGACAAGAAGAAGGTCAAGGAAATCGTCAATCCTCCGTTCGGCACTCCTTTCCTCCACACCTGCGCTTCCTTCACTACGCCACGCGGCTGTACCCGTCCGGTCGTTGCTATTTCATTTGTCCCCAGCAATCCAAATAGCGTCATCTGCTTTGACCTGACCCAGGATCTTGACCCTCTTTTCACGGCGAGCGATGAGGACATCATGCGCGTCCCCGGCGTCTTGAGGATAGCCTTGAACAAATGTCCTTTTGTCAGTCCTCTTTCAGTCCTTGGGAAAGATGATGCCATAGCAAGAAGGCTGGATATAGACATGAAGACGGCGATGGCTCGATATGAAAGGATCCGGCAGGAAATCAATCTTCCTTCCCGTTTTCGTTCCGCTGTTGAGCGTGATGAGTACGAACAGGTCGCCGATCCTGATTTCCGCATCTATGCCGGAGGTTTCTTCTCCGATGCCGACAGGGAGCGTTTTTCCATAGTACGCAAGACAGAAGCATCACAGAAACTCAGCCTCAACCTTCGCTTCGATGATTCCCGCGCTCCAGAGATGGTATGGCGTTACGTATGCCGCAACTGGCCTGAAACCCTTGATGAGCAGCAGAAGGCACGGTGGCAAAGTTTCTCGGCGAACCGTATCCTCAATCCTCCCGGAGACATCATGGTCACGTGGCAATTCTATACCAGGAAAATTCAGGAGAAGCTCCAGAGCAACGATACTCCTGCCCATGAGAAGCCCGTACTTGCGGCCCTGAAGGAATGGGGTGAGATGATTGCAAGGGAGACAGGGTTGTCTCGGTGA
- a CDS encoding pyridoxamine kinase, with protein MKVLRRLISVLSSCIAVHDLSCHGKSSLTVIMPVLEAMGVEVSPLPTAILSTQTDGFSDYVFSDQTAVMKRVISHWEELGMTADAVYSGFLGSREQIGLVRQVIDTQKNKRTDSLVVIDPVLGDDGRLYGPMEDAMIPAMRELVTGADIVTPNMTEACLLCNVPWKKTWTEPEALEMVEMIHAFGPRNAVITGILLENDGGNHYGVAIFDGQDGGQHGKASLHVHERHPVSLPGSGDLFAALMCGFMLKRVSFSMAAHQAAGLTALAVRRTCEAGYGRRHGVAVALILPDVVDALRTDSCSW; from the coding sequence GTGAAAGTACTACGGAGGCTGATATCTGTGTTGTCATCATGCATAGCTGTCCACGATTTATCCTGTCACGGAAAAAGCTCACTCACGGTCATCATGCCTGTGCTGGAAGCAATGGGAGTCGAAGTGTCCCCGCTTCCCACGGCCATCCTGTCAACACAGACCGATGGATTCTCCGACTATGTCTTTTCTGACCAGACAGCCGTAATGAAGCGCGTCATTTCCCATTGGGAAGAACTGGGCATGACTGCCGACGCTGTGTACAGCGGGTTCCTTGGCTCCCGCGAACAGATTGGCTTGGTTCGTCAGGTCATTGACACGCAGAAGAATAAACGGACTGACTCTCTTGTCGTCATCGACCCTGTGCTTGGGGATGATGGCCGACTGTATGGGCCCATGGAAGACGCGATGATTCCTGCTATGCGGGAGCTTGTCACGGGAGCTGACATTGTTACGCCCAACATGACTGAAGCGTGTCTTTTGTGCAATGTCCCCTGGAAAAAAACATGGACAGAGCCAGAAGCGTTGGAGATGGTGGAGATGATTCATGCTTTTGGCCCCCGTAACGCCGTCATCACTGGCATATTGCTGGAGAATGATGGAGGGAACCACTACGGGGTGGCAATCTTTGATGGACAGGATGGTGGGCAGCACGGGAAGGCTTCCTTGCATGTCCATGAACGACATCCTGTATCATTGCCGGGGAGCGGGGACTTGTTCGCTGCTCTGATGTGTGGATTCATGCTCAAAAGAGTTTCTTTTTCCATGGCGGCACACCAAGCAGCCGGACTTACCGCACTGGCTGTCCGCAGGACATGCGAGGCCGGATACGGGCGGCGGCATGGTGTTGCTGTCGCATTGATACTTCCTGATGTGGTCGATGCACTCCGCACGGACTCCTGCTCATGGTAA
- a CDS encoding hexokinase family protein has translation MGDIGARTGKFLRKWKLTPEDVDMEVVVGKFLDEMEKGLTGETSSLHMIPTYVDDKVTIQPGESVIVLDAGGTNFRTCVVTFGANMEPTITDFQKTGMPGVKTEVSASEFFSVLADDVERIIDRSDRIGFCYSYAASIFPDHDGRTIVFSKEIKAPEVIGMPIGASLLAELARRGHDVSRKRVSVINDTVATLLATKAEARSSHASGFIGFILGTGTNTAYIEDNSRITKLSNLEAGSQIINVESGGFNFSLGEMDRKFFATTKDPDSYHFEKLISGAYLGAFSHQVILQAIEEGIFSRGFADRFVRIAPLTTTTMSNYLEEPFNAAYALVHVVGDNDDDAFALWRIIDSLIARAAKLTAVNLSATIMKASPGKDPRRPVVINADGTTFYKTENLKRYTDFYLHSFLTERQGISTAMVRIEDSPVIGAAIAGLSL, from the coding sequence ATGGGAGATATCGGTGCCAGAACCGGAAAGTTCCTGCGGAAATGGAAACTCACCCCTGAAGACGTGGATATGGAAGTGGTGGTGGGAAAGTTCCTGGATGAAATGGAGAAAGGATTAACCGGAGAGACATCATCGCTCCACATGATTCCTACCTATGTTGACGACAAAGTGACCATACAGCCAGGCGAATCTGTCATAGTGCTGGACGCGGGCGGAACGAATTTCCGCACGTGCGTAGTGACTTTTGGCGCGAACATGGAGCCGACCATCACGGATTTCCAGAAGACAGGCATGCCGGGGGTGAAGACAGAAGTATCGGCCTCCGAGTTCTTTTCTGTCCTTGCGGATGATGTTGAGCGCATCATCGACCGGAGTGACAGGATTGGATTCTGTTATTCCTACGCGGCCAGTATTTTCCCGGATCATGACGGACGTACTATTGTGTTCTCCAAGGAAATCAAGGCGCCGGAAGTCATCGGCATGCCGATAGGAGCCAGCCTGCTCGCCGAGCTTGCCCGGCGGGGACATGATGTATCCCGCAAGCGCGTTTCCGTCATCAATGATACGGTCGCGACTTTGCTCGCCACCAAAGCGGAAGCCCGGTCTTCCCATGCTTCCGGTTTCATCGGATTCATCCTGGGAACCGGAACAAATACGGCGTACATAGAAGATAACTCCCGCATAACCAAACTGTCGAATCTTGAAGCAGGTTCGCAGATCATCAACGTAGAGTCAGGAGGATTCAATTTTTCACTGGGAGAGATGGATCGGAAATTTTTTGCGACAACGAAGGATCCTGATTCCTACCATTTTGAGAAACTAATCAGCGGGGCTTATCTCGGCGCGTTCAGCCATCAGGTCATCCTCCAGGCGATTGAAGAAGGGATTTTCTCCCGTGGTTTTGCCGACAGGTTCGTCAGGATTGCTCCGTTGACCACTACGACGATGAGCAATTATTTGGAAGAACCTTTCAACGCCGCATATGCCTTGGTACATGTCGTCGGAGACAATGATGATGACGCCTTTGCTTTGTGGCGTATCATTGATTCCCTGATTGCCAGAGCAGCCAAACTGACCGCGGTGAATCTTTCCGCGACCATCATGAAAGCCTCTCCGGGCAAGGATCCCCGCCGTCCGGTGGTGATTAACGCTGATGGCACGACGTTCTATAAGACTGAAAACCTCAAGCGATATACGGACTTCTATCTGCACAGTTTTCTGACCGAACGTCAGGGTATCAGCACCGCCATGGTGCGCATTGAAGACTCTCCGGTCATAGGAGCGGCCATTGCCGGTTTGAGTCTCTGA